One part of the Quercus lobata isolate SW786 chromosome 7, ValleyOak3.0 Primary Assembly, whole genome shotgun sequence genome encodes these proteins:
- the LOC115953248 gene encoding chromodomain-helicase-DNA-binding protein 2-like isoform X5, giving the protein MSLLEYGIVFGVLKRRWKWACILSLKRLNLSGMPERWLRIMKRQKQYFVKYRGLSHVHNRWIPGTQLLTEAPKLVAKFNIKNQILRVTRWKSEWTVPHRLLQKRMLLFPKQSDEPCDGDYDNNSDCRYEWLVKWTGLGYEHATWELDNASFFILPESLKLKSDYESRHKKSESLSSAYKADEEEKSTIRELSELSFGGSPGEHNRHLSFVNKLREHWHKGQNAIVVDDHAEQEQAVKVILFILSLHLDVQKPFLVISTSTALSVWEAEFLHLAPSANIVVYYGNRDVRSSIRSLEFYNEGGGIMFSVLLSSADVVVEDLQVLECIEWEAIIIDKCQRSKMSKHFEQIRMLAANMRLLLISGQIKDCQSDYLNLLSLLDYGFHGLNSDNMVIDSSTDISLLKERVAQYIASECKSGSPRFVEYWVPVQLSNVQLEQYCASLLSNSMFLSSCLKSEPADVLRDIIISARKCCDHPNLLDQSLQSFVTNIEENLDVGIKASGKLKALDKILLEIRNRGLRVLILFQSIGGSGRYSIGDILDDFVYQRFGGDSYVRIDGRGYAHSKKQAALNMFNDKENGKFVFLIENRACLPSIKLSSVDTVILFGSDWDPQNDLRALHRISISSQFEQLKVFRLYSSCTVEEKILILAKEGMALDSNIHSISSHTCHSLLNWGAPYLFNKLDDFHGCNSSDSGSNMSSEQSLLDDVLRELSTQLPNSGDNSDPSNYSIILKIQEGGVYARNLSLLGERKMQFVDNESPSIFWKNLLKGRSPQWKFLSRPSKRIRRKVQYLHDSPKESEFENVVVTKKSRKMFNNTVDTVKSNSRLKDKRKLVTKKNTVKLAENMGGINQDNDSPTEHPVASNVAREPEIDMVESRKQEIQTDVWKTTQFLPKLEMSKLCEILLLPENIKDTALRFLKYMKKKFDVSWKEISTLQAYQISLCWVAASLLKHSIDHKESITLAKLHLNYDCKEEEVDYIYSELQKVKKKFARHLEKRRAKGSHGAKASKSTISNYQDVVEGEMERGFQSHHFLDLSEPATVEQAPDCRMVQTNHISTSITRVPDICDRRTEKSIQHPQTDIQEFHERMMEEREKLEEEHRLESALTCTNDQDIPVRLDKLGIVDHNFKENLDENNHKTEPVASQQDSRIEHEQMNANVVASLEKSKPGGPTAISGNLPLGNLEVNEGKLQQSDTAEINDGSQNAGPNAMPYFQNQNHAGTIPSLPSEVSQISYLEKISCNLPREMETISIESDPESDKTEIMASTRDGSMCAEQHDKAGSSNDPTNGALVSCPSDWESPIRNAQIGQCVEGPSGVPHTLSEVVIDDEPMEMLPHVVHPTEEFIAKDAVTLESTTVTEVRQQNGAVTANCGQSAALAFNGTYSSLVQPDICLAQGNSLASQQLPISIYPSSTEHNLASIPASSGIQHHQSSGSHSYSQEALTPRSPPLENLLEFSDVMHPVMDLPLEPFIVMPESGSEHLPYRSVSGPVNYHTQFVPVIPERPVCLNPLQIEMERIQRDKEQAFKIHNHRILQLKSECDREIEEIHKKYDLLRQDAETKLMQVQRDLETFHGKVYLNKLLADALTLKQQIPTSTGSLHKDQAALSSLMNQWSQQPAQMTAPILQQCWASPPMNIPPVITTPINPLFNAMTQFAVQNGCELRAPAPHIQALVPPSMPTAHFSTQYSGMPYL; this is encoded by the exons ATGTCCCTCCTGGAGTATGGCATTGTGTTTGGTGTGTTAAAAAGAAGATGGAAATGGGCGTGCATTCTGTCTCTGAAGAGGTTGAATCTATCTGGGATGCCAGAGAGGTGGCTTCGGATCATGAAG AGGCAGAAGCAGTATTTTGTCAAATACCGTGGTCTTTCTCACGTTCACAACCGTTGGATTCCAGGAACACAGTTGCTTACTGAAGCTCCCAAACTTGTTGcaaaatttaacataaaaaacCAG ATCTTACGGGTAACAAGGTGGAAATCAGAGTGGACTGTGCCTCATCGTTTGCTACAGAAAAGAATGCTATTATTTCCGAAACAATCTGATGAACCTTGTGATGGAGACTATGACAACAATTCAGATTGCCGTTATGAATGGCTTGTGAAATGGACTGGTCTTGGTTATGAACATGCTACATGGGAGTTGGACAAtgcttcattttttattttgcctgAATCTTTGAAGCTCAAAAGCGATTATGAAAGCCGTCATAAGAAGTCAGAAAGTCTGTCAAGTGCATATAAAGCAGATGAG GAAGAGAAAAGTACCATACGTGAATTGTCAGAGTTATCATTTGGAGGTTCACCTGGAGAACATAACCGTCATCTAAGTTTTGTGAACAAGCTTCGTGAGCATTGGCATAAAGGTCAGAATGCCATTGTTGTAGATGACCATGCAGAGCAG gAGCAGGCTGTGAAGGTGATCTTGTTTATATTATCCTTGCATCTTGATGTACAGAAGCCATTTTTGGTCATCTCAACTTCCACTGCTCTTTCTGTCTGGGAAGCTGAGTTTTTGCATTTGGCACCATCTGCCAACATTGTAGTTTATTATGGGAACAGAGATGTCCGAAGTAGCATCAGATCATTGGAGTTCTACAATGAAGGTGGTGGGATAATGTTTAGTGTATTATTATCATCTGCAGATGTGGTTGTTGAG GATTTACAAGTGTTAGAATGCATAGAATGGGAAGCAATAATAATTGACAAGTGCCAACGTTCTAAAATGTCAAAGCATTTTGAACAAATTAGGATGCTAGCTGCCAATATGAGGCTTCTTCTCATCAGTGgtcaaatcaag GATTGTCAGAGTGATTATCTCAATTTGCTTTCCCTCCTTGATTATGGCTTTCATGGGTTAAACAGTGATAATATGGTGATTGACTCTAGTACTGATATTTCCCTATTAAAGGAAAGAGTAGCACAGTACATTGCATCTGAATGCAAGTCAGGCTCTCCTAGATTTGTAGAGTACTGGGTCCCTGTCCAGCTTTCCAATGTGCAACTTGAGCAGTATTGTGCTTCTCTGCTCTCAAACTCGATGTTTCTTTCTTCATGTTTGAAGAGTGAGCCAGCTGATGTGCTTCGTGACATTATCATTTCAGCTAGAAAG TGCTGTGACCATCCCAATCTTCTGGATCAGTCTTTGCAAAGCTTTGTCACAAATATAGAAGAGAATCTGGATGTTGGAATAAAAGCAAGCGGAAAATTAAAAGCTCTTGATAAAATCCTTTTGGAGATTAGAAATCGGGGTCTCAGAGTTTTGATCCTATTCCAG TCAATTGGAGGTTCAGGACGGTATTCTATTGGAGACATTCTGGATGACTTTGTCTATCAAAGATTTGGTGGGGACTCATATGTACGTATAGATGGTAGAGGGTATGCCCATTCAAAGAAGCAAGCTGCTCTAAACATGTTTAATGACAAAGAGAATGGAAAATTTGTGTTCTTGATTGAAAATCGTGCTTGTCTCCCAAGCATTAAACTTTCATCAGTGGACACTGTTATACTATTTGGCAGTGATTGGGACCCACAGAATGATTTAAGGGCGCTACATAGGATCTCTATCAGTTCACAGTTTGAACAGTTAAAAGTATTCCGTTTATATTCATCATGTACAGtggaagaaaaaattttgatacttgCGAAGGAGGGTATGGCTCTTGATAGCAATATACACTCAATAAGCTCGCATACTTGTCATTCACTGCTAAATTGGGGTGCTCCCTATCTATTCAATAAGCTTGATGACTTCCATGGTTGTAATTCCTCAGACTCAGGTTCAAACATGTCATCTGAACAGTCACTTTTAGATGATGTACTCCGTGAGTTGTCAACCCAATTGCCTAACAGTGGTGACAACAGTGACCCGAGTAACTActcaattattttaaaaatacagGAGGGTGGAGTGTATGCCAGAAATCTTTCATTACTTGGTGAGAGGAAAATGCAGTTTGTGGACAATGAATCGCCTTCTATTTTCTGGAAAAATCTGCTTAAAGGAAGGAGTCCGCAGTGGAAATTTTTGTCTAGGCCATCCAAGAGGATCCGAAGAAAAGTTCAATATCTTCATGACTCACCAAAAGAATCtgaatttgaaaatgttgttgTCACTAAGAAGAGCAGGAAAATGTTCAACAACACAGTTGATACTGTAAAATCCAACTCAAGATTGaaggacaaaagaaaattagttacaaaaaaaaatacagtcaAATTAGCTG AGAACATGGGTGGCATAAATCAGGACAATGATTCTCCAACTGAACATCCTGTGGCTAGTAATGTTGCAAGAGAACCTGAAATTGACATGGTTGAATCCAGGAAACAAGAAATTCAGACTGATGTGTGGAAGACTACTCAATTCTTGCCAAAGCTGGAGATGTCAAAACTTTGTGAAATTCTACTGCTTCCA GAGAATATCAAGGACACTGCTCTAAGGTTTCTAAAgtacatgaagaaaaaatttgatGTTAGCTGGAAAGAAATTTCTACCTTACAGGCCTATCAGATATCGCTG TGTTGGGTTGCAGCTTCTTTGTTGAAACACAGTATTGATCACAAGGAATCGATTACACTTGCAAAACTGCACTTAAATTATGACTGCAAGGAAGAAGAGGTGGATTATATCTACTCTGAATTGCAGAAGGTAAAGAAAAAGTTTGCACGCCATTTGGAAAAAAGGAGAGCCAAGGGATCACATGGTGCAAAAGCTTCAAAATCGACTATATCCAACTATCAAGATGTGGTAGAAGGTGAGATGGAAAGGGGCTTTCAGAGTCATCATTTTTTAGATCTATCTGAACCTGCCACAGTGGAACAGGCACCTGACTGTAGAATGGTGCAGACGAATCATATCTCTACTAGCATAACAAGAGTTCCGGATATTTGTGATAGAAGAACGGAAAAATCTATTCAACACCCACAAACGGACATTCAGGAATTTCATGAAAGGATGATGGAGGAAAGGGAAAAGTTGGAGGAAGAGCACAGGTTAGAGTCTGCCCTTACTTGTACAAATGATCAGGACATTCCAGTAAGATTAGATAAGCTTGGGATAGTAGATCACAACTTCAAGGAAAATTTGGATGAAAACAATCATAAAACAGAACCTGTTGCTTCACAGCAGGATTCAAGGATTGAACATGAACAAATGAATGCTAACGTAGTAGCCTcgttagaaaaatcaaaaccagGGGGTCCAACAGCAATATCAGGTAATCTCCCATTGGGCAACTTAGAGGTCAATGAGGGCAAACTGCAACAAAGTGATACAGCTGAAATTAACGATGGTTCCCAGAATGCTGGTCCTAATGCTATGCCTTATTTCCAAAACCAGAATCATGCTGGAACCATACCAAGTCTGCCATCTGAAGTTTCTCAAATTTCTTATCTTGAAAAGATATCCTGTAATTTGCCCAGAGAAATGGAAACTATTTCCATAGAGTCTGATCCAGAGAGTGATAAAACGGAAATTATGGCCTCAACAAGAGATGGAAGTATGTGTGCTGAGCAGCATGATAAAGCAGGTTCCAGTAATGATCCCACAAATGGTGCCCTTGTGTCGTGTCCTTCAGATTGGGAGAGTCCTATTAGAAATGCGCAGATTGGACAATGTGTGGAAGGACCTTCTGGAGTTCCTCATACTCTGAGTGAAGTGGTCATAGATGATGAACCCATGGAAATGTTACCTCATGTTGTGCATCCCACTGAAGAGTTTATTGCAAAAGATGCTGTGACTCTGGAAAGCACAACTGTTACTGAGGTCAGGCAGCAGAATGGAGCAGTCACTGCCAATTGTGGACAGTCAGCTGCTCTGGCATTTAATGGGACTTACTCATCCTTGGTGCAGCCAGACATTTGCCTGGCCCAAGGAAATTCACTGGCATCACAGCAG CTGCCTATATCTATTTATCCTTCCTCCACCGAACACAATCTAGCCAGCATACCTGCATCCAGTGGGATACAACATCACCAGAGCAGTGGAAGCCATTCCTACAGTCAAGAGGCTCTAACTCCAAGATCACCACCTTTAGAGAATCTGCTGGAATTTTCTGACGTTATGCATCCTGTTATGGATTTGCCCCTGGAACCATTCATAGTTATGCCTGAAAGTGGAAGTGAACATCTTCCATATAGGAGCGTATCGGGACCAGTGAATTATCATACACAATTTGTTCCTGTGATACCTGAGAGGCCTGTTTGCTTAAACCCACTTCAAATTGAAATGGAAAGAATACAGAGGGATAAGGAGCAAGCCTTCAAGATACACAACCATAGG ATATTGCAGCTGAAATCTGAATGTGACAGAGAGATTGAAGAGATACATAAGAAGTATGATTTGTTACGTCAGGATGCTGAGACAAAATTGATGCAAGTGCAGAGGGATCTTGAGACATTTCATGGCAAGGTTTATCTAAATAAGTTATTGGCAGATGCTTTAACACTAAAGCAACAAATTCCTACGTCAACTGGGTCACTACATAAAGATCAAG CTGCATTATCTAGTCTCATGAATCAGTGGAGTCAGCAACCTGCTCAGATGACTGCTCCAATACTCCAACAATGTTGGGCCAGCCCCCCAATGAATATCCCACCTGTAATTACCACTCCCATTAATCCACTTTTTAACGCAATGACCCAATTCGCCGTGCAAAATGGCTGTGAATTACGTGCCCCTGCCCCACACATTCAAGCCTTAGTTCCCCCATCCATGCCAACAGCCCATTTCTCAACCCAATACAGTGGGATGCCCTATCTGTGA